A region of Thermococcus argininiproducens DNA encodes the following proteins:
- a CDS encoding metallophosphoesterase family protein gives MKFAHIADAHLGREQFQQPFRYRDYLNAFRQAIEKSIDERVDFILLAGDLFHVSKPSPKAIRDAVEILSLVKKKNIPVFAIEGNHDKTIRETSIYDLLEHLGLIYTVGIKKTPRESEFQKSVKKGNLYLVYGVFGDIEIYGLRHNNRWQLIKNGRSILKSIFRGGSNSVLMLHQAIDYLAEGTPYKDAFDLKLSEIPEGFRYYALGHIHMKKELRKEESGLSGDIIYPGSLERTEIREASHKITYDRRISVKKLEENIKGFYVVEDFEPRFVEIETRPFYNVLIKGNSKIELRNKISDIREHVEKDSIVLITLEGVVKGGVHVSEFYDLLKDWDLSYYNFNNRVSSEVVGIDPTKTVDELLNEILSDFERDLFLQLANDPRKFSEELDNFIDWLMGVYKHPKSSREARIIEEENKERQKEDKPKVKGPKAKTIDAWLGMR, from the coding sequence ATGAAATTTGCTCACATAGCAGATGCTCATCTGGGAAGGGAGCAGTTCCAACAACCTTTTAGGTACAGAGATTATCTAAACGCTTTTAGACAGGCTATAGAAAAGTCAATAGATGAGAGAGTAGACTTTATACTACTTGCAGGTGATCTTTTTCACGTAAGCAAGCCATCTCCAAAAGCTATTAGAGACGCAGTAGAAATTTTGAGCTTAGTGAAGAAAAAGAATATACCCGTTTTTGCAATAGAGGGAAACCACGATAAAACAATAAGAGAAACTTCAATATACGATCTGCTTGAGCATTTGGGATTAATATACACTGTTGGAATAAAGAAAACTCCAAGAGAGAGCGAGTTTCAGAAAAGTGTCAAGAAGGGAAATCTCTATCTTGTCTATGGGGTTTTTGGGGATATTGAAATTTATGGTCTAAGACATAACAACAGATGGCAACTTATTAAGAATGGACGAAGTATCCTAAAGAGTATTTTTAGAGGAGGTTCTAATTCAGTTCTAATGCTTCACCAAGCAATTGATTATCTTGCTGAGGGCACACCCTACAAAGATGCCTTTGACTTGAAACTCAGTGAGATTCCAGAAGGATTTAGGTACTATGCATTGGGACATATCCACATGAAAAAGGAACTTAGAAAAGAAGAAAGTGGTCTTTCGGGGGATATTATATATCCGGGATCATTAGAACGAACTGAAATTAGAGAAGCGAGTCACAAGATAACTTACGATAGGAGAATAAGTGTTAAAAAACTTGAGGAGAACATTAAGGGCTTCTATGTTGTTGAGGACTTTGAGCCACGTTTCGTAGAAATAGAAACTCGACCATTTTATAATGTCCTAATAAAAGGAAATTCAAAAATAGAACTCAGAAATAAGATTTCTGATATTAGGGAACATGTAGAAAAAGATAGTATAGTACTCATAACTCTTGAAGGGGTTGTTAAAGGAGGAGTGCATGTAAGCGAGTTCTATGATCTGTTAAAAGATTGGGATCTCTCATATTACAATTTTAATAATAGAGTGTCTTCAGAGGTAGTGGGGATAGATCCAACGAAAACTGTAGACGAGCTTTTAAATGAGATATTGTCTGATTTTGAAAGAGATTTATTCTTACAACTTGCGAATGATCCAAGAAAGTTCTCAGAAGAACTTGATAACTTTATTGATTGGTTGATGGGGGTATATAAACATCCTAAGTCCTCAAGG
- a CDS encoding ATP-binding protein produces MSKVGIVYGESSTDYFTFIVDPRNMPNFGEFVVVKNRNGDEVLAVVKGVRNINWLMGAGKGSYDYIEKTVNVFSKGVIDKSESIIASAKVLGVLKTKEDIERGNFEFRQIPNRVPIKPGEVVKLANDEDLKKIFSNGHIKIGRLLARENVEVGLDVNKLVSRHFAVLAVTGAGKSNTIAVLSKEIIDKTNGTIVILDPHGEYSTLSWRSSKVNPIKATIDPAKIKVSELATLLGVAENAALQRRFLSLAYYTVEWEAKKNSKILGGMAFVNALENKVEEWIRAYESKEKGEDVIIKYYDSQGKQLERKIQSRDLDSLIRLKDYLQELKTNFGEFIKLGNILSEIVPGMVNVIDLSGMEEDQMIALASYLLRGILKHRVQYMKAVRMNDSSKIRETREKFPALTKPILVIVEEAHIFAPREHKTQAAYWLGKIAREGRKFGIGLGIVSQRPKKLDDDILSQTNTKIILRLVEPHDQRYVQQASEQISEDLLIDIAALGIGEAVVVGFAIPLPAMVKIYNFKEEFNGYYGGGDIDIVKEWSEIEEESEITLEDLAGE; encoded by the coding sequence ATGAGTAAAGTCGGTATTGTTTATGGGGAATCAAGCACTGATTACTTTACTTTTATTGTTGATCCAAGAAACATGCCCAATTTTGGTGAATTTGTGGTAGTTAAGAATAGAAACGGAGATGAGGTTCTTGCAGTTGTTAAAGGCGTGAGAAATATAAACTGGCTCATGGGAGCTGGGAAAGGAAGTTATGACTATATTGAAAAAACAGTCAATGTTTTTTCTAAAGGTGTCATCGATAAAAGTGAGTCGATAATAGCTAGTGCTAAGGTTCTAGGTGTTCTTAAGACTAAAGAGGACATAGAAAGGGGAAATTTTGAATTCAGACAAATACCAAATAGAGTGCCTATTAAACCAGGGGAAGTGGTTAAGCTAGCAAACGATGAAGACCTGAAGAAGATTTTTTCTAATGGCCACATAAAAATTGGCCGTCTTTTGGCGAGAGAAAATGTTGAAGTTGGATTGGATGTAAATAAGCTTGTTTCAAGGCATTTTGCAGTTTTAGCTGTTACGGGAGCAGGGAAATCTAATACTATAGCAGTTCTCTCAAAAGAAATTATTGATAAGACAAATGGAACCATAGTTATTCTCGATCCTCATGGCGAATATTCAACCCTTTCGTGGAGAAGTTCAAAGGTAAATCCAATAAAGGCTACTATTGATCCAGCGAAAATAAAAGTAAGTGAGCTTGCGACACTCTTAGGAGTCGCAGAAAATGCAGCACTTCAAAGGAGATTCTTGAGTCTGGCCTATTATACTGTGGAATGGGAAGCAAAGAAGAACTCAAAGATTTTGGGGGGCATGGCCTTTGTAAATGCCCTAGAAAATAAAGTTGAAGAATGGATTCGAGCGTATGAAAGTAAAGAGAAAGGTGAAGATGTTATTATTAAATATTACGATTCTCAAGGAAAGCAACTAGAAAGGAAAATACAGTCGCGAGATCTAGACTCACTAATAAGATTAAAGGACTATCTTCAAGAACTTAAAACCAATTTTGGCGAGTTCATAAAGCTAGGAAACATATTATCGGAAATAGTCCCTGGAATGGTTAATGTTATAGATTTAAGTGGTATGGAAGAGGATCAAATGATTGCCCTTGCATCTTATCTTTTAAGAGGAATATTAAAACACAGGGTTCAGTACATGAAGGCAGTTAGAATGAATGATTCTTCAAAAATAAGAGAAACCAGAGAAAAGTTCCCGGCATTAACAAAGCCCATTCTCGTGATAGTTGAGGAAGCCCATATATTTGCTCCTCGGGAACACAAAACTCAAGCCGCTTACTGGCTGGGTAAGATCGCTAGGGAAGGAAGAAAATTTGGTATAGGGCTTGGTATAGTATCTCAAAGGCCTAAGAAACTTGATGATGATATACTGAGTCAAACAAACACGAAAATAATCCTTCGGTTAGTCGAGCCTCATGACCAAAGATACGTACAACAGGCAAGCGAACAAATAAGCGAGGATTTGCTTATAGACATAGCCGCTCTTGGAATTGGTGAAGCTGTAGTAGTAGGCTTTGCGATACCGTTACCTGCTATGGTAAAAATATACAACTTTAAAGAAGAGTTTAATGGATATTACGGTGGAGGGGATATTGATATCGTAAAAGAATGGAGTGAGATTGAGGAGGAGAGTGAGATAACACTGGAAGATCTTGCAGGTGAATGA